One Pseudopipra pipra isolate bDixPip1 chromosome 26, bDixPip1.hap1, whole genome shotgun sequence DNA window includes the following coding sequences:
- the LOC135402785 gene encoding ubiquitin carboxyl-terminal hydrolase 42-like, protein MSTKQYHLICFSCKAISDSYEAFLDVPLDIKAASSLTAALEDFVTPEHLDGENCFKCSKCEKNVAATKRFTVHCAPKVLTVCLKRFDCFTGGKISKVVEYPEYLDLRPYMSQADGEALLYSLYAVLVHSGVSCHGGHYFCYTKASNGLWYRMDDESVELCSIDTVLRQQAYLLFYARCSDLRIGERASSSLAPSHAPSFLSQCAASSKQAGSVGPQGLTGRTKGMKDTGRERSRSRSPLWGRDLRSWSVDTTDYDDSSERRTGPPSRDRGPRDSTAARPSKRICRWAPAPRAAQEQTLLRQREPSRSVQGTYNLCRKDTGRERSRSRSPLWGRDLRSWSVDTTDYDDSSERRTGPPSRDRGPRDSTAARPSKRICRWAPAPRAAQEQTLLRQREPSRSVQGTYNLRSRFVPYTDYDRSLRKRKRERTSPPRCDQVLVNTAVPGPSKASSKQALMLRAAQEQTRQRQREQRRSTWRGYDRHSQFGQHTDYRPSEKKRRVSTPQRFTSDKHSGHSGNDGVGLWPWLKQNGRLALRLLAKASLFSTRLLKPE, encoded by the exons atgagcacaaagcagtaccatc tcatctgcttcagctgcaaagccatttctgattcctatgaggccttcctggatgtccccttggatatcaaa gcagcctcatccctcactgcagctctggaggactttgTAACACCTGAGCACCTGGATGgtgaaaactgctttaaatgtagcAA GTGTGAGAAGAATGTTGCCGCCACTAAGAGGTTCACTGTCCACTGTGCACCCAAGgttctcactgtgtgtctgaagaggtttgactgcttcactggtgggaagatcagcaag GTTGTAGAGTATCCGGAGTACTTGGATCTTCGCCCATACATgtctcaggcagatggagaagcactcctctactccttatatgctgtcctggtgcacagtggtgtcagctgtcatggaggacactatttctgctacacaaag gccagCAATGGATTGTGGTACCGGATGGACGATGAATCTGTGGAGCTGTGTTCCATTGACACAGTTCTCAGGCAGCAAGCCTACCTGCTGTTCTATGCCAG atgctcggatctgagaattggagaaagggcttcttcctcactggcaccatcacatgccccttccttcctcagtcagtgtgcggccagcagcaagcaggcggGCTCTGTTGGACCACAGGGTCTGACTGGTAGGACTAAG ggcatgaaggacactggcagggagcggtcccggagcagatcccctctgtggggcagggatctccGCAGCTGGTCTGTGGACACCACAGACTATGATGactcttcagagagaagaactggtcctccaagtcgtgaccgtggtcctagggatagcacagctgcaaggccttccaagaggatctgccggtgggctcccgctcccagggctgctcaggagcaaaccttgctgaggcagagggagccaagcagatctGTGCAGGGAACTTACAACCTTTGCAGgaaggacactggcagggagcggtcccggagcagatcccctctgtggggcagggatctccGCAGCTGGTCTGTGGACACCACAGACTATGATGactcttcagagagaagaactggtcctccaagtcgtgaccgtggtcctagggatagcacagctgcaaggccttccaagaggatctgccggtgggctcccgctcccagggctgctcaggagcaaaccttgctgaggcagagggagccaagcagatctGTGCAGGGAACTTACAACCTTCGCAGCCGGTTTGTGCCGTACACAGACTATGACCGCTCACtgcggaagagaaagagggagagaacaagtcctccacgttgtgaccaagtcttagtgaatactgcagttccagggccctccaaagccagctccaagcaggctctcatgctccgggctgctcaggagcaaacccgacagaggcagagagagcagagaagatcaacATGGCGGGGCTATGATCGCCACAGCCagtttgggcagcacacagactaccgcccttcagagaagaagaggagggtttccacgccccagagattcacgtcagacaagcattcagggcactctggcaatgatggcgttggattatggccctggctcaagcagaacggaagactagcactgcgtttattagccaaggcatccttgttttcgacACGCCTACTCAAacctgagtga